Within Amycolatopsis sp. FDAARGOS 1241, the genomic segment GGGTTGTATCTGGCGCCGCCGGAGAACGCGATCGTGCTCTGTGTCGACGAGAAGTCCCAGGTCCAAGCGTTGGACCGGACCCAGCCAATGCTGCCGATGCAACCTGGACAGGTCGAGCGGCGCACCCACGACTATGTCCGGCACGGCACCACCACCCTGTTCGCCGCGCTGGAAATCGCCACCGGCAAGGTCACTGGCGCAGTCAAACCGCGGCACCGGCACCAGGAGTTCCTGGTATTCCTCAAACAGCTCGCCCGCGCCTACCCCGACGACGAGCTACACCTGGTGATGGACAACTACGCCACGCACAAGCGTCCCGAGATCCGCGACTGGCTCGCGGCGAACCCGCGAATCCACGTCCATTTCACACCAACCTCAGGCTCCTGGCTCAACCTGGTCGAGGTCTGGTTCGGCATCATCGAACGCCAAACCATCCGCCGCGGCAGCTTCCGCTCCGTCCACGACCTCAACGCCAAGATCCGCGCCTTCATCGACGGCTGGAACGAACGCTGCCACCCCTTCATCTGGACCAAAACCGCCGACGAGATCCTCAAGAAGTCCAACCGTCAGACCACTTCAAACACAGACCACTAGGTGCGGGTGGTGCGTGGGTCGGCGGGCCTTGAGCGGGTCGACGCGGCTGCGCAGGCAGTAATCGAGCCACTGCGTCAGCCCGGTCTCGTAGGAGCGGCGGGTGTGCTCGGACTCGGCGCCCGCGACGCTGGCGGCCCACAGCTCGGTGAGCCCGTGCAGGTGGTAGCGCTTGCCCGGAGTGGGCGGCGGCAGCACCAGTCGGACCACGCCGGCGACGGTGACCTCGCCCGGTCGCGCCAGATCCAGGCTGGTGTTGCGCTGCAGCTCGACTCGGAGTTCATCGTGGCTGGCTTGTCCCTGCTGCCTGTGCCGCGATCCTCGAGCGAGAAACGGTCATAGTCGCCCGAAGGCTCGCCCGTCCGGGGCTTGGCGCCCGGAAGCCCGATGAACATCCCGCCGGGATCGCGCGCGGCCTTCGATTCCAAGGTCGGCGAGCATACGGCTCATCGCGGTGGTGGCCGCGGATGGTTGGCCAGCGTGGTACCGATGTCGGCCGGCTGGGCCCAGGTGCAGCCGCCCCGGACCACGTCCGGGCGTCCTCTCGCGACGATGGATCGTGCACGGGCAGTTGTGCCGATTATCGGCGGCGCGTTGCTCGAGCGTGGCGAGATTGCTGGTGACCCGCCGGGTGGTATCCACCCGTTGCCTACGCCGGTGATCCGCCGCGCTTCCACACCGGTCGGGCGTGTATGGCCCGCGCGACGGGAGTGGTCCCCGTCGGCGAGCCCTATGGTGCAGTCCAAGTATGGATCGCCGGTGCTGAGTGGGGATGGCCGTGTTCGGAGTGAAGTGTGTGGGGTGCAACAGGCGGTTCAACCGCGCGCGCCGCAATCGTGCTCGGTACAGGTGTCGCGTATGCGGCATGGAGGTGAAGGATTTCGACGCGACACAAGCCACGTCGAAGCGGCTTCACCAGGCAGTGCGTGCGTGGGTCGCGGCAGCTCCGATGCGCCCGGAAACGCAGCGCGATCCGGGATCTCCACGGCGCCAGGGCGAGACCGACACTGTCGTCCCCCTGGACGACGTCGTCGACACGTTCGGCAAGGCCGTCGGCGCGGTGGCGGCGAACGGACCGAGCGCGAGCTGGCTAAAGGCCGGCGTGCCGGATCCCATCGGCAGATTCAACTACGTCAGCATGCGGTTCCTCCCCCGCAATCCGCACCGGCTTGCGGGTCCGACCTTGCCGAAGGGCTACGCGGACGTGCTCTTGCGCGAACGGGTCTACTACCCGGCTCCGGGGTCGGAGGGTCTGTTCAACTTCTACATCGGCAGCGTGTTCCGGCACCCCGAGGGCGATGTCCTCGTGCGGTGGTACGAGATCGACGTCTGGCCCCCGGGCTGGGTCCACTTCGGCCGTCCGCTGGGCGATCGACGCTGCAACGCCTGACAGCGACGCCATCCCATCTGGTGGCCGGGAAGTCCTGACGTTCACGGCAGCGTGAACAAATACGCGGTATCCAGGCCGCGCTGTCGCGGGCAGCTGCATCGTGATCGCGAGCTCGGGGACCTGGACGGGTCGCCGCTCCCCCACTGCCCAGGTGGATACGCCGTATCCACTCGGCGGTCCGGCGGGTTCAGTCGGTGCTGTCAGCCTGCTGCTTGAGCGCCTCAAGGCGCGCGGCCAGGGCCTCGGCGTGCTGCTTGGCCAGCTTCCGGGTGACCTCGCCGGCCTGATCAGCCGCCGCCTCCAGCGGCGCCGACACGGCGACGTGGCGCGGGGTCTCGTCCCCGATCGCCTGGTGGACCTTGTCGAGGGCTCCGTCGAAGCGCG encodes:
- a CDS encoding IS630 family transposase: MANRPAAALSLRDGDRERLLSLTRSSSVRAGLAQRARIVLLAAEGVANSVIAERVGVSRPTVIGWRERYEGGGIDGLHDEARSGRPRLVDHREIVAATLKPPPKKLGVTHWSSRLLAARLRISNGTVARAWRDYGVQPWRSETFKFSTDPELVAKVTDVVGLYLAPPENAIVLCVDEKSQVQALDRTQPMLPMQPGQVERRTHDYVRHGTTTLFAALEIATGKVTGAVKPRHRHQEFLVFLKQLARAYPDDELHLVMDNYATHKRPEIRDWLAANPRIHVHFTPTSGSWLNLVEVWFGIIERQTIRRGSFRSVHDLNAKIRAFIDGWNERCHPFIWTKTADEILKKSNRQTTSNTDH